In Nasonia vitripennis strain AsymCx chromosome 2, Nvit_psr_1.1, whole genome shotgun sequence, a genomic segment contains:
- the LOC100117342 gene encoding arfGAP with SH3 domain, ANK repeat and PH domain-containing protein isoform X1 produces the protein MPGLIAVSDFIDETRGDYNSPTTSTFVSRMPQCRQTIAALEETLDFDREGLTKLKKAIKAIYNSGNAHVDNEMYLGRALERLGDAALKEQEPDIGAAFLKFAVVTKELSALMKTLMQNISNIVMFPLDSVLKGDLKGVKGDLKRPFDKAWKDYEAKYAKIEKEKKQHAKEAGLIRTEITAAEVADEMEKERRLFQLQMCEYLMKVNEIKTKKGIELLQHLVEYYHAQTNYFQDGLKTIEHFGSYVVDLSMKLQKIRQAQDEERRRLMELRNLLRSSGCDKELNTNTSSGYSLHQLQGDKQHGVTRTGHLLKKSEGKMRRVWQKRRCSVQAEGYLDICHADENKPPTRVNLLTCQIKLVPDDKRSFDLISYNRTYHFQAEDEADQRAWMSVLVNCKERALLRAFDASGKPEANHGNPSLVELQQAVIRCVMRLPGNDKCCDCSSQNDATWLSTNFGIIVCIECSGIHRDLGVHISRIQSLTLDNIGTSQLLLARYMTNQAFNEVMEAMLRHNFKPSPTSTMEERYEFIRAKYVEKKYITRTCVNEQDLLSDLEHAVNNRDLHHLLQVYAENVDLSASLPTSDLCETALHLAILREMGNSLHIVDFLIQNMPTGTIDKTTTEGDTALHLSAKHDKAEAMKLLLKSGADPSLRNKQGKTPLDIAQEVGHHTCQELLNHAMQRQKTLFDNVNIDWNLSHDEASTDFSDDETIIEERFANLTKKNGCSTPEKKLRSRPPSYAGGTESGVTDSPVTLRSRSSTCDSLQSGLSPGFCTSKEQMPPPPPPQIKKPVIAMTRLFVVPTPVVPDVSSMNFHGSLKKRVAPPPPAGLDSSTTSGGAVGGLSGSILSPHYGTLPTASHSRTTSEPILTSHTTIQTLPYALRTLNTTTQNHKRSPSGDSSTGHGPDELRIDKIGINTSTLQRPRNPPPPAPPTVSSTTSSRVSDDPANESLVAETGGLGNPLPPPRKPPASATGYSGLRRCRALYDCEADNEDELSFHEGDVIVVTNEHTDDDNWMEGFLERAPERRGMIPISFVHMLQD, from the exons ATGCCAGGCCTTATCGCTGTCAGTGATTTTATCGATGAGACCAGGGGGGACTACAATTCACCCACCACGTCCACTTTTGTCTCCAGGATGCCTCAGTGCAGACAGACCATTGCAGCTCTGGAGGAG ACTCTAGATTTTGATCGCGAAGGACTTACTAAGCTTAAAAAAGCAATCAAGGCAATCTATAACTCAGGAAATG cccaTGTTGATAATGAAATGTACTTGGGAAGAGCTTTAGAGAGATTAGGTGATGCTGCACTTAAGGAACAGGAACCAGATATTGGTGCAGCTTTTCTTAAATTTGCTGTTGTTACCAAAGAATTAAGTGCATTGATGAAAACATTG ATGCAAAATATTAGTAACATTGTAATGTTTCCATTGGACTCAGTGTTAAAAGGTGACTTAAAAGGTGTTAAGGGTGATTTGAAGAGACCTTTTGATAAAGCTTGGAAAGATTATGAAGCTAAGTatgcaaaaattgaaaaagaaaagaaacagcATGCAAAAGAGGCTGGCCTCATTCGTACAGAAATCACTGCAGCAGAAGTAGCTGATGAAATGGAAAAAGAAAGGCGACTTTTTCAGTTACAAATGTGTGAA tatttaatgaaagttaatgaaattaagACTAAGAAAGGAATAGAATTGCTTCAACATTTGGTTGAATATTACCACGCACAAACAAA CTATTTTCAAGATGGACTGAAAACTATTGAACACTTTGGTTCATACGTTGTGGACCTAAGCATGAAACTCCAAAAAATCAGACAGGCCCAAGATGAAGAAAGAAGGCGCCTAATGGAACTAAGAAATCTACTCAGAAGTTCTGGATGTGATAAAGAG TTAAATACAAACACAAGCAGCGGATACTCCCTACATCAGCTGCAAGGCGATAAGCAGCATGGCGTAACTCGTACCGGCCATCTCTTGAAAAAGAGTGAGGGAAAAATGAGGCGTGTTTGGCAAAAGCGGCGATGTTCCGTGCAAGCTGAAGGATATCTGGATATCTGTCACGCTGACGAGAACAAACCTCCCACGAGGGTGAATTTACTAACGTGCCAAATTAAACTGGTACCTGATGATAAAAGGAGCTTTGACCTTATAAGTT ATAATAGGACTTATCACTTTCAAGCGGAGGACGAAGCGGATCAACGGGCGTGGATGTCCGTCCTAGTCAACTGCAAAGAGCGTGCTTTATTAAGAGCTTTTGATGCTAGTGGCAAACCGGAGGCGAATCATGGTAATCCTAGTTTAGTTGAGCTTCAACAAGCTGTAATACGGTGTGTCATGAGGTTACCTGGTAACGATAAGTGCTGTGACTGTTCTTCACAAAATG aTGCAACTTGGCTGTCAACAAATTTCGGAATAATTGTGTGTATAGAATGTAGCGGTATACATAGGGATTTAGGTGTCCATATATCTAGAATACAATCTTTAACACTCGATAATATAGGTACATCTCAATTATTGTTAGCAAGATACATGACAAATCAAGCTTTCAATGAAGTTATGGAAGCAATGTTACGTCACAATTTTAAACCTTCTCCTACATCTACAAT GGAGGAAAGGTACGAATTTATTAGAGCCAAATATGtagagaaaaaatatatcacaAGAACATGCGTTAACGAACAAGATCTACTATCGGATCTTgagcatgctgtaaataatcgagATTTACATCACCTGTTACAAGTTTATGCAGAAAACGTAGATTTATCGGCTAGTTTACCCACATCG GATTTATGCGAGACCGCCCTTCACTTGGCGATCTTAAGAGAAATGGGAAACAGTTTACACATCGTAGACTTCCTGATTCAAAATATGCCGACAGGCACTATAGATAAAACCACGACGGAAGGAGATACAGCTCTGCATCTTTCCGCTAAGCATGATAAGGCGGAAGCTATGAAGTTATTACTAAAGTCCGGTGCAGATCCATCGCTTCGAAATAAACAAGGAAAGACTCCACTAGATATTGCTCAAGAAGTAGGGCATCATACATGCCAAGAATTG TTGAACCACGCTATGCAGCGACAGAAGACTCTTTTCgataatgtaaatattgaCTGGAACCTCTCACACGACGAAGCATCAACAGATTTTTCCGACGATGAAACTATCATTGAAGAAAGA TTTGCTAATTTGACTAAAAAA AATGGCTGTTCAACGCCGGAAAAGAAATTACGTAGTAGGCCCCCATCGTATGCTGGTGGAACGGAGTCGGGTGTAACAGACTCACCCGTGACATTGCGTAGTCGGAGCAGTACTTGTGACAGTTTACAAAGTGGCTTGTCACCTGGCTTCTGTACAAGCAAAGAACAGATGCCGCCGCCTCCACCGccacaaattaaaaaaccgGTCATAG CAATGACACGCTTATTTGTAGTCCCGACGCCGGTGGTTCCGGACGTCTCCTCGATGAACTTTCATGGCTCACTGAAGAAGCGGGTGGCCCCGCCGCCACCTGCGGGCCTCGACAGCAGCACCACCAGTGGCGGGGCCGTCGGTGGCTTATCGGGCAGCATCCTCTCGCCTCATTACGGCACCTTGCCCACGGCCTCGCACAGCAGGACGACAAGTGAGCCCATTTTGACTAGTCACACTACTATTCAAACTCTACCATACGCTTTGCGAACCCTGAACACTACCACTCAGAATCACAAAAGATCGCCCAGCGGTGATTCATCAACGGGACATGGCCCTGATGAATTGC GTATCGACAAGATTGGCATAAACACGTCGACGTTGCAGAGGCCGCGGAACCCGCCCCCACCGGCACCGCCCACCGTCAGCAGCACGACGTCGTCGCGAGTGTCCGACGACCCGGCCAACGAGTCCCTTGTCGCTGAAACTGGCGGTCTAGGCAATCCCTTGCCACCGCCCAGAAAG CCACCGGCATCGGCGACGGGCTATAGCGGTCTGCGTCGCTGTCGTGCTCTCTATGACTGCGAGGCCGACAACGAGGACGAGCTCTCGTTCCACGAGGGCGACGTCATCGTCGTTACGAACGAGCACACGGACGACGACAACTGGATGGAGGGCTTCCTCGAGCGGGCGCCCGAGCGGAGAGGCATGATTCCTATTAGTTTCGTACACATGCTGCAAGACTAA
- the LOC100117342 gene encoding arfGAP with SH3 domain, ANK repeat and PH domain-containing protein isoform X5, giving the protein MPGLIAVSDFIDETRGDYNSPTTSTFVSRMPQCRQTIAALEETLDFDREGLTKLKKAIKAIYNSGNAHVDNEMYLGRALERLGDAALKEQEPDIGAAFLKFAVVTKELSALMKTLMQNISNIVMFPLDSVLKGDLKGVKGDLKRPFDKAWKDYEAKYAKIEKEKKQHAKEAGLIRTEITAAEVADEMEKERRLFQLQMCEYLMKVNEIKTKKGIELLQHLVEYYHAQTNYFQDGLKTIEHFGSYVVDLSMKLQKIRQAQDEERRRLMELRNLLRSSGCDKELNTNTSSGYSLHQLQGDKQHGVTRTGHLLKKSEGKMRRVWQKRRCSVQAEGYLDICHADENKPPTRVNLLTCQIKLVPDDKRSFDLISYNRTYHFQAEDEADQRAWMSVLVNCKERALLRAFDASGKPEANHGNPSLVELQQAVIRCVMRLPGNDKCCDCSSQNDATWLSTNFGIIVCIECSGIHRDLGVHISRIQSLTLDNIGTSQLLLARYMTNQAFNEVMEAMLRHNFKPSPTSTMEERYEFIRAKYVEKKYITRTCVNEQDLLSDLEHAVNNRDLHHLLQVYAENVDLSASLPTSDLCETALHLAILREMGNSLHIVDFLIQNMPTGTIDKTTTEGDTALHLSAKHDKAEAMKLLLKSGADPSLRNKQGKTPLDIAQEVGHHTCQELLNHAMQRQKTLFDNVNIDWNLSHDEASTDFSDDETIIEERFANLTKKNGCSTPEKKLRSRPPSYAGGTESGVTDSPVTLRSRSSTCDSLQSGLSPGFCTSKEQMPPPPPPQIKKPVIAMTRLFVVPTPVVPDVSSMNFHGSLKKRVAPPPPAGLDSSTTSGGAVGGLSGSILSPHYGTLPTASHSRTTSEPILTSHTTIQTLPYALRTLNTTTQNHKRSPSGDSSTGHGPDELRIDKIGINTSTLQRPRNPPPPAPPTVSSTTSSRVSDDPANESLVAETGGLGNPLPPPRKFLKISSLRKNCARHCKLGKKLAYRMCIPRTIFKR; this is encoded by the exons ATGCCAGGCCTTATCGCTGTCAGTGATTTTATCGATGAGACCAGGGGGGACTACAATTCACCCACCACGTCCACTTTTGTCTCCAGGATGCCTCAGTGCAGACAGACCATTGCAGCTCTGGAGGAG ACTCTAGATTTTGATCGCGAAGGACTTACTAAGCTTAAAAAAGCAATCAAGGCAATCTATAACTCAGGAAATG cccaTGTTGATAATGAAATGTACTTGGGAAGAGCTTTAGAGAGATTAGGTGATGCTGCACTTAAGGAACAGGAACCAGATATTGGTGCAGCTTTTCTTAAATTTGCTGTTGTTACCAAAGAATTAAGTGCATTGATGAAAACATTG ATGCAAAATATTAGTAACATTGTAATGTTTCCATTGGACTCAGTGTTAAAAGGTGACTTAAAAGGTGTTAAGGGTGATTTGAAGAGACCTTTTGATAAAGCTTGGAAAGATTATGAAGCTAAGTatgcaaaaattgaaaaagaaaagaaacagcATGCAAAAGAGGCTGGCCTCATTCGTACAGAAATCACTGCAGCAGAAGTAGCTGATGAAATGGAAAAAGAAAGGCGACTTTTTCAGTTACAAATGTGTGAA tatttaatgaaagttaatgaaattaagACTAAGAAAGGAATAGAATTGCTTCAACATTTGGTTGAATATTACCACGCACAAACAAA CTATTTTCAAGATGGACTGAAAACTATTGAACACTTTGGTTCATACGTTGTGGACCTAAGCATGAAACTCCAAAAAATCAGACAGGCCCAAGATGAAGAAAGAAGGCGCCTAATGGAACTAAGAAATCTACTCAGAAGTTCTGGATGTGATAAAGAG TTAAATACAAACACAAGCAGCGGATACTCCCTACATCAGCTGCAAGGCGATAAGCAGCATGGCGTAACTCGTACCGGCCATCTCTTGAAAAAGAGTGAGGGAAAAATGAGGCGTGTTTGGCAAAAGCGGCGATGTTCCGTGCAAGCTGAAGGATATCTGGATATCTGTCACGCTGACGAGAACAAACCTCCCACGAGGGTGAATTTACTAACGTGCCAAATTAAACTGGTACCTGATGATAAAAGGAGCTTTGACCTTATAAGTT ATAATAGGACTTATCACTTTCAAGCGGAGGACGAAGCGGATCAACGGGCGTGGATGTCCGTCCTAGTCAACTGCAAAGAGCGTGCTTTATTAAGAGCTTTTGATGCTAGTGGCAAACCGGAGGCGAATCATGGTAATCCTAGTTTAGTTGAGCTTCAACAAGCTGTAATACGGTGTGTCATGAGGTTACCTGGTAACGATAAGTGCTGTGACTGTTCTTCACAAAATG aTGCAACTTGGCTGTCAACAAATTTCGGAATAATTGTGTGTATAGAATGTAGCGGTATACATAGGGATTTAGGTGTCCATATATCTAGAATACAATCTTTAACACTCGATAATATAGGTACATCTCAATTATTGTTAGCAAGATACATGACAAATCAAGCTTTCAATGAAGTTATGGAAGCAATGTTACGTCACAATTTTAAACCTTCTCCTACATCTACAAT GGAGGAAAGGTACGAATTTATTAGAGCCAAATATGtagagaaaaaatatatcacaAGAACATGCGTTAACGAACAAGATCTACTATCGGATCTTgagcatgctgtaaataatcgagATTTACATCACCTGTTACAAGTTTATGCAGAAAACGTAGATTTATCGGCTAGTTTACCCACATCG GATTTATGCGAGACCGCCCTTCACTTGGCGATCTTAAGAGAAATGGGAAACAGTTTACACATCGTAGACTTCCTGATTCAAAATATGCCGACAGGCACTATAGATAAAACCACGACGGAAGGAGATACAGCTCTGCATCTTTCCGCTAAGCATGATAAGGCGGAAGCTATGAAGTTATTACTAAAGTCCGGTGCAGATCCATCGCTTCGAAATAAACAAGGAAAGACTCCACTAGATATTGCTCAAGAAGTAGGGCATCATACATGCCAAGAATTG TTGAACCACGCTATGCAGCGACAGAAGACTCTTTTCgataatgtaaatattgaCTGGAACCTCTCACACGACGAAGCATCAACAGATTTTTCCGACGATGAAACTATCATTGAAGAAAGA TTTGCTAATTTGACTAAAAAA AATGGCTGTTCAACGCCGGAAAAGAAATTACGTAGTAGGCCCCCATCGTATGCTGGTGGAACGGAGTCGGGTGTAACAGACTCACCCGTGACATTGCGTAGTCGGAGCAGTACTTGTGACAGTTTACAAAGTGGCTTGTCACCTGGCTTCTGTACAAGCAAAGAACAGATGCCGCCGCCTCCACCGccacaaattaaaaaaccgGTCATAG CAATGACACGCTTATTTGTAGTCCCGACGCCGGTGGTTCCGGACGTCTCCTCGATGAACTTTCATGGCTCACTGAAGAAGCGGGTGGCCCCGCCGCCACCTGCGGGCCTCGACAGCAGCACCACCAGTGGCGGGGCCGTCGGTGGCTTATCGGGCAGCATCCTCTCGCCTCATTACGGCACCTTGCCCACGGCCTCGCACAGCAGGACGACAAGTGAGCCCATTTTGACTAGTCACACTACTATTCAAACTCTACCATACGCTTTGCGAACCCTGAACACTACCACTCAGAATCACAAAAGATCGCCCAGCGGTGATTCATCAACGGGACATGGCCCTGATGAATTGC GTATCGACAAGATTGGCATAAACACGTCGACGTTGCAGAGGCCGCGGAACCCGCCCCCACCGGCACCGCCCACCGTCAGCAGCACGACGTCGTCGCGAGTGTCCGACGACCCGGCCAACGAGTCCCTTGTCGCTGAAACTGGCGGTCTAGGCAATCCCTTGCCACCGCCCAGAAAG tttttaaaaatcagcaGTTTAAGAAAAAACTGTGCACGACATTGCAAGTTGGGTAAAAAGCTCGCGTATCGCATGTGCATACCGAGAACTATTTTCAAACGGTAA
- the LOC100117342 gene encoding arfGAP with SH3 domain, ANK repeat and PH domain-containing protein isoform X7, with product MPGLIAVSDFIDETRGDYNSPTTSTFVSRMPQCRQTIAALEETLDFDREGLTKLKKAIKAIYNSGNAHVDNEMYLGRALERLGDAALKEQEPDIGAAFLKFAVVTKELSALMKTLMQNISNIVMFPLDSVLKGDLKGVKGDLKRPFDKAWKDYEAKYAKIEKEKKQHAKEAGLIRTEITAAEVADEMEKERRLFQLQMCEYLMKVNEIKTKKGIELLQHLVEYYHAQTNYFQDGLKTIEHFGSYVVDLSMKLQKIRQAQDEERRRLMELRNLLRSSGCDKELNTNTSSGYSLHQLQGDKQHGVTRTGHLLKKSEGKMRRVWQKRRCSVQAEGYLDICHADENKPPTRVNLLTCQIKLVPDDKRSFDLISYNRTYHFQAEDEADQRAWMSVLVNCKERALLRAFDASGKPEANHGNPSLVELQQAVIRCVMRLPGNDKCCDCSSQNDATWLSTNFGIIVCIECSGIHRDLGVHISRIQSLTLDNIGTSQLLLARYMTNQAFNEVMEAMLRHNFKPSPTSTMEERYEFIRAKYVEKKYITRTCVNEQDLLSDLEHAVNNRDLHHLLQVYAENVDLSASLPTSDLCETALHLAILREMGNSLHIVDFLIQNMPTGTIDKTTTEGDTALHLSAKHDKAEAMKLLLKSGADPSLRNKQGKTPLDIAQEVGHHTCQELLNHAMQRQKTLFDNVNIDWNLSHDEASTDFSDDETIIEERNGCSTPEKKLRSRPPSYAGGTESGVTDSPVTLRSRSSTCDSLQSGLSPGFCTSKEQMPPPPPPQIKKPVIAMTRLFVVPTPVVPDVSSMNFHGSLKKRVAPPPPAGLDSSTTSGGAVGGLSGSILSPHYGTLPTASHSRTTSEPILTSHTTIQTLPYALRTLNTTTQNHKRSPSGDSSTGHGPDELRIDKIGINTSTLQRPRNPPPPAPPTVSSTTSSRVSDDPANESLVAETGGLGNPLPPPRKFLKISSLRKNCARHCKLGKKLAYRMCIPRTIFKR from the exons ATGCCAGGCCTTATCGCTGTCAGTGATTTTATCGATGAGACCAGGGGGGACTACAATTCACCCACCACGTCCACTTTTGTCTCCAGGATGCCTCAGTGCAGACAGACCATTGCAGCTCTGGAGGAG ACTCTAGATTTTGATCGCGAAGGACTTACTAAGCTTAAAAAAGCAATCAAGGCAATCTATAACTCAGGAAATG cccaTGTTGATAATGAAATGTACTTGGGAAGAGCTTTAGAGAGATTAGGTGATGCTGCACTTAAGGAACAGGAACCAGATATTGGTGCAGCTTTTCTTAAATTTGCTGTTGTTACCAAAGAATTAAGTGCATTGATGAAAACATTG ATGCAAAATATTAGTAACATTGTAATGTTTCCATTGGACTCAGTGTTAAAAGGTGACTTAAAAGGTGTTAAGGGTGATTTGAAGAGACCTTTTGATAAAGCTTGGAAAGATTATGAAGCTAAGTatgcaaaaattgaaaaagaaaagaaacagcATGCAAAAGAGGCTGGCCTCATTCGTACAGAAATCACTGCAGCAGAAGTAGCTGATGAAATGGAAAAAGAAAGGCGACTTTTTCAGTTACAAATGTGTGAA tatttaatgaaagttaatgaaattaagACTAAGAAAGGAATAGAATTGCTTCAACATTTGGTTGAATATTACCACGCACAAACAAA CTATTTTCAAGATGGACTGAAAACTATTGAACACTTTGGTTCATACGTTGTGGACCTAAGCATGAAACTCCAAAAAATCAGACAGGCCCAAGATGAAGAAAGAAGGCGCCTAATGGAACTAAGAAATCTACTCAGAAGTTCTGGATGTGATAAAGAG TTAAATACAAACACAAGCAGCGGATACTCCCTACATCAGCTGCAAGGCGATAAGCAGCATGGCGTAACTCGTACCGGCCATCTCTTGAAAAAGAGTGAGGGAAAAATGAGGCGTGTTTGGCAAAAGCGGCGATGTTCCGTGCAAGCTGAAGGATATCTGGATATCTGTCACGCTGACGAGAACAAACCTCCCACGAGGGTGAATTTACTAACGTGCCAAATTAAACTGGTACCTGATGATAAAAGGAGCTTTGACCTTATAAGTT ATAATAGGACTTATCACTTTCAAGCGGAGGACGAAGCGGATCAACGGGCGTGGATGTCCGTCCTAGTCAACTGCAAAGAGCGTGCTTTATTAAGAGCTTTTGATGCTAGTGGCAAACCGGAGGCGAATCATGGTAATCCTAGTTTAGTTGAGCTTCAACAAGCTGTAATACGGTGTGTCATGAGGTTACCTGGTAACGATAAGTGCTGTGACTGTTCTTCACAAAATG aTGCAACTTGGCTGTCAACAAATTTCGGAATAATTGTGTGTATAGAATGTAGCGGTATACATAGGGATTTAGGTGTCCATATATCTAGAATACAATCTTTAACACTCGATAATATAGGTACATCTCAATTATTGTTAGCAAGATACATGACAAATCAAGCTTTCAATGAAGTTATGGAAGCAATGTTACGTCACAATTTTAAACCTTCTCCTACATCTACAAT GGAGGAAAGGTACGAATTTATTAGAGCCAAATATGtagagaaaaaatatatcacaAGAACATGCGTTAACGAACAAGATCTACTATCGGATCTTgagcatgctgtaaataatcgagATTTACATCACCTGTTACAAGTTTATGCAGAAAACGTAGATTTATCGGCTAGTTTACCCACATCG GATTTATGCGAGACCGCCCTTCACTTGGCGATCTTAAGAGAAATGGGAAACAGTTTACACATCGTAGACTTCCTGATTCAAAATATGCCGACAGGCACTATAGATAAAACCACGACGGAAGGAGATACAGCTCTGCATCTTTCCGCTAAGCATGATAAGGCGGAAGCTATGAAGTTATTACTAAAGTCCGGTGCAGATCCATCGCTTCGAAATAAACAAGGAAAGACTCCACTAGATATTGCTCAAGAAGTAGGGCATCATACATGCCAAGAATTG TTGAACCACGCTATGCAGCGACAGAAGACTCTTTTCgataatgtaaatattgaCTGGAACCTCTCACACGACGAAGCATCAACAGATTTTTCCGACGATGAAACTATCATTGAAGAAAGA AATGGCTGTTCAACGCCGGAAAAGAAATTACGTAGTAGGCCCCCATCGTATGCTGGTGGAACGGAGTCGGGTGTAACAGACTCACCCGTGACATTGCGTAGTCGGAGCAGTACTTGTGACAGTTTACAAAGTGGCTTGTCACCTGGCTTCTGTACAAGCAAAGAACAGATGCCGCCGCCTCCACCGccacaaattaaaaaaccgGTCATAG CAATGACACGCTTATTTGTAGTCCCGACGCCGGTGGTTCCGGACGTCTCCTCGATGAACTTTCATGGCTCACTGAAGAAGCGGGTGGCCCCGCCGCCACCTGCGGGCCTCGACAGCAGCACCACCAGTGGCGGGGCCGTCGGTGGCTTATCGGGCAGCATCCTCTCGCCTCATTACGGCACCTTGCCCACGGCCTCGCACAGCAGGACGACAAGTGAGCCCATTTTGACTAGTCACACTACTATTCAAACTCTACCATACGCTTTGCGAACCCTGAACACTACCACTCAGAATCACAAAAGATCGCCCAGCGGTGATTCATCAACGGGACATGGCCCTGATGAATTGC GTATCGACAAGATTGGCATAAACACGTCGACGTTGCAGAGGCCGCGGAACCCGCCCCCACCGGCACCGCCCACCGTCAGCAGCACGACGTCGTCGCGAGTGTCCGACGACCCGGCCAACGAGTCCCTTGTCGCTGAAACTGGCGGTCTAGGCAATCCCTTGCCACCGCCCAGAAAG tttttaaaaatcagcaGTTTAAGAAAAAACTGTGCACGACATTGCAAGTTGGGTAAAAAGCTCGCGTATCGCATGTGCATACCGAGAACTATTTTCAAACGGTAA